TTGGCGGATTATAAATCCAATCTACTTGAAGATTATTCTACTCTTTCTTTAAAAAGAAACGTGGAAAATTCGGAAAGTAGATATGACCTTCAAAGAGATATTTACGCATTAGTACTTTATGAATATTTAAATGGTTTGTTTGGTCCAAAGGAAGCCTTACAAAAAATCGGAGGAGTATATTATTTTTTTCTAAGAGGGATGAAATACGGAGAAAGTTCTGGAACTTATTCGGACTTTTTTTGGAGTTTGGAAAGAATAGAGACAATTCGTAAAACCGTTATAGAATCGACTACGTTTCAATGGGAGGAATCCAATTGACTTTTATCGAAAAATTAAGAACGGATATTTTAGAACTGGTAAAATTGTCGGAACTCGAAAAGAAAAATTCGATAAAAGTATCTGAAGAAGACTCAAACTATATATTAGAAATATTGAATTCTCTTTGGAGCGCCACTCAGGAAGGAAGTTTATGTGTTCCCGTAAAACAAGAGTGGAGGAAAATTTTAAAAATAAAACTTCCCGGTCTGGTTGTGGATCGGTTCGAAAATACGGAATGGGTGTATTTCGAAAAAAACTATTATTCTAAGATCGAATTGGAACGTCTTTTAAAAGAAAGGATCGAAAATGAAATTTCGGTTAATGTAGATACGGGTCGAGTCGACAAGATTCTAAAAGATTTGGAATCAAAAAGTTTTTCACTAAAAAAAAATCAAAAAAAAGCGATCTTTTCTTGTTTAAACTCATCTTTTCAAATTGTAAGCGGAGGACCTGGTACTGGAAAAACGACCGTAGTAGCATTTTTATTACAAATTTTGAATGAACTGGGACAACTTCCTTCTCCGGAAAAAATTGCACTTGTCGCACCGACAGGAAGAGCGGCGCAGAGACTAACGGAATCGGTTCAGGAAAATTTAAAAAAAATTTCCACGTCTCTCGAAAACGGATTTTTAAGGGGGCAGACGATTCACGGACTTTTAAACTACAAACAGTCGTTAGGTGGGTTTTATTATAATCAAGAAAGATACCTTCCACATAGACTAATTATCGTGGACGAAGTTTCTATGGTGGATTTGAATCTGATGCTTTCTCTTTGGAGCTCGATTCCTAAAAATGAGACGATTAAAGAAAAAACGATACCATTTCGGTTTATATTGATCGGAGATCCACATCAACTTCCTTCTGTCGAAAAAGGAGCCGTGTTAAGCGATTTTTTATCCGCGTTAGAATCTAAACGAACTCGTTTTGTTTCTAAATTAGAAGAAAGTAATCGTCAACAACCGAACGCAAACGGAAAAGTTTCAAAGATTGTAACACTCGCCGAAGAAATTTTAAGATATTCCCCTGAAAACCTAAACTTAGGAACTAAGATAGATGAAAATTTTCCAAAAACGATTCAAATCAAGGAGAATATTCAATATAAAAGTGAAGTAGTATGGTTACAAAATATTGAAAATACTACTTCGGATTATTTTTCTAGGGACGAGTTAGTCGAAAAACTTTGGAAAGAAATTTTTTATCCTCAAATTGATAGAATTGCTTCTTGGAAAATTCAGGATTCTTTTTGTTTTAATAAACCGGATTTTATTCAAAAATTTCAAGAAGAACTGAAACGATTTCGTTGTCTTACGATTTTTAGAAGTGGTTATTGGGGAGTGGATGCGATTCAGACAAAGATTATGAACTTGGCCGCTCAAAATTTTTTTCTCGGAAAAGGCGGAAACTTTTTCGCAAAACGACTTTCCAAGGGAATTTATTTTGTGGGTCTTCCCATTTTAATTACTCGAAACGATAAAAACAGAAAACTTTTCAACGGAGATATTGGAATCGTATTAAAAACGGAATCTACTGGAGAACTTAGGGCAGTATTTCCTGTTGAAGGAAAACTCTTTCAGTTTGCGTTAGACACTCTTCCAGAACACGAACCGGCGTTTGTGATGAGTGTACATAAAAGTCAGGGATCTGAATATGATACAATCCTAATGTACCTCCCAGATTCTATAGAAGAGGAAAAGTCTCATGGACTACTCAATCGTCAGGTTCTTTATACTGCAATTACAAGAGCTAAAAAACAAGTAATCTTGGCCGGAAATCCACAGACCTGGGAAATCGGAATCGCCAATTCTCAAAATAGAAATACTGGGTTTAGAATCTAAAATAAAAAAATTGATTGTAAGTAAATTAGAATATAATTGATTTCTTTTTTAAAAAAACTTCAATCTTCTGAATGGATTTAA
This genomic window from Leptospira kirschneri serovar Cynopteri str. 3522 CT contains:
- the recD gene encoding exodeoxyribonuclease V subunit alpha, translating into MGGIQLTFIEKLRTDILELVKLSELEKKNSIKVSEEDSNYILEILNSLWSATQEGSLCVPVKQEWRKILKIKLPGLVVDRFENTEWVYFEKNYYSKIELERLLKERIENEISVNVDTGRVDKILKDLESKSFSLKKNQKKAIFSCLNSSFQIVSGGPGTGKTTVVAFLLQILNELGQLPSPEKIALVAPTGRAAQRLTESVQENLKKISTSLENGFLRGQTIHGLLNYKQSLGGFYYNQERYLPHRLIIVDEVSMVDLNLMLSLWSSIPKNETIKEKTIPFRFILIGDPHQLPSVEKGAVLSDFLSALESKRTRFVSKLEESNRQQPNANGKVSKIVTLAEEILRYSPENLNLGTKIDENFPKTIQIKENIQYKSEVVWLQNIENTTSDYFSRDELVEKLWKEIFYPQIDRIASWKIQDSFCFNKPDFIQKFQEELKRFRCLTIFRSGYWGVDAIQTKIMNLAAQNFFLGKGGNFFAKRLSKGIYFVGLPILITRNDKNRKLFNGDIGIVLKTESTGELRAVFPVEGKLFQFALDTLPEHEPAFVMSVHKSQGSEYDTILMYLPDSIEEEKSHGLLNRQVLYTAITRAKKQVILAGNPQTWEIGIANSQNRNTGFRI